A window of Mucilaginibacter paludis DSM 18603 contains these coding sequences:
- a CDS encoding M23 family metallopeptidase has protein sequence MAVKLWGIFLMCSLPLRQIRLTSSFGYRMHPVYHRIKMHAGIDLAARHDTVFSILDGVVQSCRYSNTLGLFVRIDHGGSLNTLYGHLSQWLVMPGDTVSAGDPIGITGATGLVSGEHLHFAVTYGKRWLNPLRFLYQTVYRKAESMNRLPQRPAF, from the coding sequence ATGGCCGTTAAGCTTTGGGGGATTTTTTTAATGTGCAGTCTTCCGCTGCGGCAGATCCGCCTGACCTCGTCATTTGGGTATCGCATGCACCCTGTTTATCACCGGATCAAAATGCATGCAGGCATCGATCTTGCCGCACGGCATGACACCGTATTTTCCATTCTTGATGGGGTGGTTCAAAGCTGCAGGTACAGCAATACGCTTGGTTTATTTGTCCGTATCGATCACGGGGGTTCACTGAACACCCTGTACGGACATTTATCTCAATGGCTCGTTATGCCCGGCGACACCGTTAGTGCAGGGGATCCGATCGGCATTACCGGCGCGACCGGCTTAGTCTCCGGAGAGCATCTTCACTTCGCTGTTACCTATGGTAAGCGCTGGCTGAACCCATTGAGATTTCTTTACCAAACCGTCTACAGAAAAGCAGAATCAATGAACCGATTACCTCAAAGACCAGCTTTTTGA
- a CDS encoding site-specific integrase, whose translation MLEKSFGLLFFLKQTKNQIDDLMFIYLKITVDGKSTELSTKRKCAQSRWNSGAGREIGNKESTKELNYYLDSLEQLVYQAKRSLFDTDKPITAQAIKDVLHGVTEKQRMILDVFKHHNDQMKALEGIDFAKGTIGRYEISMQHTRDFIKWMYKADDKPIKELDHEFISQYAFWLKTVRKCNHNSTMKYLANFKKVVLICVKNRWLPGDPFANFKLTKKAVEKVALTEAELKRVIEKKFDAERLSLVRDIFVFSCYTGLAYADVKNLKRSDIKTGIDDKEWIFINRQKTNSASHLPLLAQARKILTRYRDHSKCIETDAALPVLTNQKMNAYLKEIADTCGIKEELTFHIARHTFATTVTLNNGVPMESVSKMLGHSSIRQTQHYAKMQNYKVSKDMLLLEENLIGKNYQDY comes from the coding sequence ATGTTGGAAAAGAGCTTTGGATTATTGTTTTTCTTAAAACAAACTAAAAATCAAATAGATGACCTGATGTTCATCTATTTGAAAATCACCGTAGATGGCAAATCAACCGAACTATCTACAAAACGTAAATGCGCGCAATCGCGCTGGAATTCCGGCGCAGGAAGGGAAATTGGAAACAAAGAGTCCACCAAGGAACTCAATTACTACCTGGATAGTTTAGAGCAATTAGTTTATCAGGCTAAAAGATCACTATTTGATACTGACAAGCCGATAACAGCCCAAGCTATTAAAGATGTTTTACATGGTGTAACTGAAAAGCAAAGGATGATTCTGGATGTATTTAAACACCATAATGACCAGATGAAAGCTTTAGAGGGTATAGACTTCGCCAAAGGAACAATCGGTCGGTATGAGATCTCTATGCAGCACACAAGGGATTTTATCAAGTGGATGTATAAGGCGGATGATAAGCCGATTAAAGAACTAGATCATGAATTTATATCCCAGTACGCTTTCTGGTTGAAAACGGTACGAAAGTGCAATCATAATTCAACTATGAAATATTTGGCGAATTTCAAAAAGGTCGTGTTAATCTGTGTAAAAAATCGGTGGCTTCCTGGTGATCCTTTCGCAAACTTTAAACTGACGAAGAAAGCAGTCGAAAAAGTTGCGCTGACAGAGGCCGAGTTGAAGCGGGTAATTGAAAAAAAATTCGACGCCGAAAGATTGTCGTTAGTGAGAGATATTTTTGTTTTTAGCTGCTATACCGGCCTTGCCTATGCGGATGTGAAAAATTTGAAGCGATCTGATATAAAGACCGGAATAGATGACAAGGAATGGATTTTTATTAATCGTCAAAAGACCAACTCTGCCTCTCACCTACCGCTTTTAGCTCAAGCACGAAAAATTTTAACCCGATACAGAGATCATAGCAAATGCATAGAAACAGATGCTGCACTTCCTGTCTTGACCAATCAAAAAATGAATGCCTATCTGAAGGAGATTGCTGATACCTGCGGAATAAAGGAAGAGCTTACCTTTCACATTGCGCGACATACTTTTGCAACCACGGTTACCCTTAACAATGGTGTACCGATGGAATCCGTTTCAAAGATGCTTGGACATTCATCAATCCGGCAAACACAGCATTATGCTAAAATGCAAAATTACAAGGTTAGTAAAGACATGCTTTTGCTGGAAGAAAACCTAATCGGAAAAAACTATCAGGATTACTGA
- a CDS encoding ArdC-like ssDNA-binding domain-containing protein, whose translation MSKQSNQQIADRLIEKMNDRQSPFDLPGFAMPVNPTTGKAYRGMNALWLAMQGPRDPRWMTLKQASNKNGWKVQTGSKGTLISFLKTTDRIQLLNDDGKPQLNSRRNPKTELIKLANPVETDAYVFNATQIEGIPPLKEFEERRNASKPEPVEALAKLVELTNAKVEATIGEPGYDPTDRIIYMPEPDTFGTPQEHLAALLYEVVKFAGHEKGLYDPMDVTPASQARPALASLFTGNEIGVQAQLAPQMNYQDVYLTAAAAPDELEVAANNAQYTTDYLHGLINSPEQRQAARQERILIVGDVIDYNEKQYEVMGKLRGKDLQVMDKSTGNRFKAGPGDGIYASLLSAKTEALKQQRSLEKPMAQEQDFDREEERDNSMEYEHADELEHEQEHHMTIEQQIDTGLNEDEGNALDFSEEYEEIPELNLGEETGEKQKSGRKR comes from the coding sequence ATGAGTAAACAATCAAATCAACAGATCGCGGACCGCCTGATCGAAAAAATGAACGACAGGCAGAGCCCCTTCGATCTTCCCGGCTTCGCAATGCCGGTAAATCCCACCACCGGAAAGGCTTACCGTGGGATGAACGCCCTATGGCTGGCTATGCAAGGACCACGCGACCCGCGATGGATGACCCTGAAACAGGCATCAAACAAAAATGGCTGGAAAGTTCAAACCGGTTCAAAAGGAACTTTAATCAGCTTCCTGAAAACTACCGACCGTATACAGCTTTTAAATGATGATGGCAAGCCGCAGCTCAACAGCCGCAGAAACCCTAAAACGGAACTGATCAAGCTGGCTAACCCCGTTGAAACGGACGCCTATGTATTCAACGCGACCCAGATTGAAGGTATTCCCCCGCTAAAGGAATTTGAAGAGCGCCGGAACGCATCAAAACCTGAACCCGTTGAAGCTTTGGCCAAACTGGTGGAGCTGACCAATGCAAAGGTGGAAGCTACCATCGGCGAACCCGGTTACGACCCCACAGACCGCATTATTTACATGCCTGAGCCGGACACCTTTGGCACTCCGCAGGAACACCTGGCTGCCCTTTTGTATGAGGTGGTGAAATTCGCGGGACATGAAAAAGGATTATATGACCCGATGGATGTTACTCCGGCTTCCCAGGCCCGACCTGCACTGGCTTCCCTGTTCACCGGCAATGAAATCGGCGTGCAGGCACAGCTGGCGCCTCAAATGAACTACCAGGATGTTTACCTGACGGCGGCGGCAGCACCTGATGAACTGGAGGTTGCGGCTAACAATGCGCAATACACCACCGATTACCTGCATGGCCTCATCAATTCGCCTGAACAACGCCAGGCTGCAAGACAGGAACGTATTTTGATCGTAGGCGATGTGATCGACTACAATGAAAAACAATATGAAGTAATGGGTAAACTACGCGGAAAGGACCTGCAGGTCATGGACAAATCTACCGGTAACCGCTTTAAAGCCGGCCCGGGTGACGGCATTTATGCTTCGCTGTTAAGTGCGAAAACAGAGGCCCTAAAACAACAACGGTCGTTGGAGAAACCGATGGCGCAGGAACAGGACTTCGACCGGGAAGAAGAAAGGGATAACAGCATGGAATATGAACATGCCGATGAGCTGGAACATGAACAGGAGCATCACATGACCATTGAGCAGCAAATAGATACCGGATTGAATGAAGATGAAGGTAACGCGCTGGATTTTAGCGAGGAATATGAAGAAATTCCGGAACTGAACCTGGGTGAAGAAACCGGTGAAAAACAAAAAAGTGGGAGGAAACGGTGA
- a CDS encoding YihY/virulence factor BrkB family protein, translated as MDWLHRNLLRLRVYRYLLDWTKVVILPGFRPLPLYTVAIFFFQELKQESLANKASSLAYTFLLAIFPGTIFLFTLIPYIPIKSFQDTLLNIIELILPSNAYAAFESTIEDIVKNQHGGLLSFGFLSAMFFATNGVHKLMRAFNKSSLIVETRTWLKRRWIALVLTMLISFSLFVAILIMTISQYIISFIQFQLNTGGKFWIYLVMISRWLIVIVLFFVTVSILYRYGPAHKRRWKFLSPGSILATCLAVLTSLGFTFYINHFSSYNKLYGSLGTLIVIMLWLYLNSLIILIGFELNASIDLSKRTIKIVKPKYNTFKSKKIDSGGNKMR; from the coding sequence ATGGATTGGCTGCACCGGAATTTATTGCGTTTGAGGGTTTACAGGTACCTGCTCGACTGGACCAAGGTGGTTATTTTGCCCGGCTTCCGTCCGCTGCCTCTGTATACCGTAGCCATATTTTTTTTCCAGGAACTTAAGCAAGAATCGCTGGCCAATAAAGCGTCGTCCCTGGCCTATACTTTTTTGCTGGCTATCTTCCCAGGCACTATCTTCCTGTTTACACTAATCCCTTATATTCCTATCAAGAGCTTCCAGGATACGTTATTAAATATCATTGAGCTTATACTACCCAGCAACGCCTATGCAGCCTTCGAATCAACTATAGAGGACATTGTGAAGAACCAGCACGGCGGCCTGTTATCCTTCGGATTTTTATCCGCCATGTTTTTCGCTACCAATGGCGTTCATAAGCTAATGCGGGCATTCAATAAGTCGTCGCTTATTGTTGAAACCCGTACCTGGTTAAAACGTCGCTGGATAGCCCTGGTGCTCACCATGCTGATCTCATTCTCACTATTTGTGGCTATATTGATCATGACCATCAGCCAGTATATCATCAGCTTTATCCAATTTCAGTTAAATACCGGCGGTAAATTTTGGATCTACCTGGTTATGATATCACGCTGGCTTATCGTCATCGTTTTGTTTTTTGTAACCGTATCCATCTTATACCGCTACGGCCCTGCACACAAACGGCGCTGGAAATTTTTAAGCCCGGGCTCCATACTGGCTACCTGCCTTGCCGTGCTCACATCCCTGGGGTTTACCTTTTATATCAATCATTTTTCATCTTACAATAAACTATACGGATCGTTAGGTACGCTCATTGTTATTATGCTTTGGCTTTACCTTAATTCGCTAATAATTCTCATCGGATTCGAATTAAATGCCAGTATCGACCTCTCCAAACGCACTATAAAAATCGTAAAACCGAAGTATAATACCTTTAAATCGAAGAAAATCGACTCCGGAGGCAATAAAATGCGCTGA
- a CDS encoding helix-turn-helix domain-containing protein, producing the protein MPSEIITKDDLEAFRRSLINDIQDLLSNNKPDSKEWLRCADVRKFLKVSTGTVQNLRISGKLKSKKIGGMHFYRLADIENMLNDKLQKI; encoded by the coding sequence ATGCCTTCAGAAATTATCACCAAAGATGATTTAGAAGCGTTCCGACGATCACTGATTAATGATATTCAGGATCTGTTATCCAACAATAAGCCAGATAGCAAAGAGTGGCTCAGGTGTGCTGATGTTCGGAAATTCCTCAAAGTTTCCACCGGCACAGTCCAAAATTTAAGGATCTCCGGAAAGCTCAAATCCAAGAAAATCGGCGGAATGCATTTTTACAGATTAGCTGACATCGAGAATATGCTCAATGACAAACTGCAAAAAATATGA
- a CDS encoding type IV secretion system DNA-binding domain-containing protein, whose product MEETREQQKLHGFLQCLIYVMVALEAAIFIYIRAPFWGIFHHALYRISLLPFYANLVYSKLATLGLICLVSIGTVAKKEVDLEPKKHIVYPLTLGLLLFFGSLFCYGRDGPSVFAYTRWSDLAYMVLSVTGALLTSIAMDNISKLIRSGLGKDVWNVEGESFQQPEKLVTTDYSVNIPMLFYYKRKVRNGWINLTNPFRATLLIGTPGSGKSFSIVNPFIRQLTAKGFCLALYDFKFPDLGQIAYYHYLLAKQQGKLAGYDFHVVNLNEVEKSRRINPWKKEYIRTLADAGETAEALVEAMKKGDKSGGSDQFFTQSAINFLSACIYFQSRYEDGKYSSFPHVLALLNRSYEEIFQTLFKQAELASLLSPFVSAFKNKAFDQLEGQVGTLKIFLSRLATKETYWVFSGDDFDLKISDKTHPAMLVLANDPATQNINSACYSVIINRLTKLINSKGNKPSALIIDELPTLFVHKIENLIATARSNKVAVLMGLQELPQFQQQYGKDTAATITSVTGNVLSGAVRSKETLDWLEKLLGRNKQITEGLSIDRNKTSTSLNEKLETLVPAGKIATLNAGELVGVIATDAKEGYTGQYESSAINCKVNLNLDELKKEESGYKPLPSYYDFAGNKEAVLTENFKRINREIAAIVQKHQPPKVDTPKASMKEQVKNNRK is encoded by the coding sequence ATGGAGGAAACGCGGGAACAACAGAAGCTACATGGCTTCCTGCAATGCTTGATTTATGTGATGGTCGCCCTTGAAGCGGCCATTTTCATTTATATCCGGGCACCGTTCTGGGGGATTTTCCACCATGCGCTGTACCGGATCAGCCTTCTGCCGTTTTACGCCAACCTGGTCTATAGCAAATTGGCCACTTTGGGCCTGATCTGCCTGGTCAGTATTGGTACGGTAGCCAAAAAAGAGGTCGATCTCGAACCTAAAAAACACATTGTTTACCCGCTCACTTTAGGTTTGCTGCTGTTTTTCGGCAGCCTCTTTTGTTACGGGCGCGATGGGCCTTCGGTTTTTGCCTATACCCGCTGGAGCGACCTGGCCTATATGGTACTGTCAGTCACCGGGGCATTGCTGACCAGCATCGCGATGGACAATATCTCCAAGCTCATCCGCTCCGGCCTGGGTAAGGATGTGTGGAACGTTGAAGGAGAGAGTTTCCAGCAGCCGGAAAAATTGGTGACAACGGATTATTCAGTGAATATCCCGATGCTGTTTTATTACAAAAGAAAGGTAAGAAACGGCTGGATCAACCTGACAAACCCCTTTCGGGCGACGCTTTTGATCGGCACCCCAGGTTCCGGTAAAAGTTTTTCCATTGTTAACCCGTTTATCCGGCAGCTAACCGCCAAGGGATTCTGCCTGGCGTTATACGATTTTAAGTTTCCCGACCTCGGGCAGATCGCTTATTATCACTACCTGCTTGCTAAACAGCAGGGCAAACTGGCCGGCTACGATTTTCATGTAGTCAACCTGAATGAAGTGGAGAAAAGCAGGCGCATCAACCCCTGGAAGAAGGAATATATCCGGACGCTGGCAGACGCCGGAGAAACTGCCGAAGCATTGGTGGAAGCGATGAAAAAGGGTGACAAATCCGGTGGCTCAGACCAGTTCTTTACACAATCTGCCATCAACTTCCTTTCGGCCTGTATCTATTTCCAGAGCCGTTACGAGGACGGTAAATATTCCTCGTTCCCGCATGTGCTGGCTTTACTGAACCGCAGCTACGAGGAAATATTCCAAACCCTGTTTAAACAGGCAGAGCTTGCCTCTTTGTTATCGCCATTCGTTTCGGCATTTAAGAACAAGGCTTTTGACCAGTTAGAAGGGCAGGTCGGTACGTTAAAGATCTTTTTATCACGCCTGGCGACCAAAGAAACTTACTGGGTCTTTTCAGGTGATGACTTCGATTTGAAGATATCGGATAAAACACACCCCGCCATGTTGGTACTGGCTAATGATCCGGCTACGCAAAATATCAATTCCGCCTGCTACTCAGTCATCATTAACAGGCTGACGAAATTGATTAACAGTAAGGGTAATAAGCCTTCGGCACTGATCATCGACGAGTTGCCTACGCTCTTCGTGCACAAGATCGAAAACCTCATCGCAACGGCACGCTCCAACAAGGTGGCTGTGCTCATGGGTTTACAGGAGCTGCCGCAGTTTCAGCAGCAATACGGCAAAGACACCGCCGCCACCATTACATCGGTGACCGGAAATGTCCTGTCCGGTGCTGTGCGCAGCAAGGAAACTCTGGACTGGCTTGAAAAGTTACTGGGCCGGAATAAACAGATCACAGAGGGTCTTTCGATTGACCGCAATAAAACATCCACTTCTCTTAATGAAAAACTGGAAACCCTGGTGCCGGCCGGCAAGATCGCCACGCTGAACGCGGGCGAACTGGTCGGCGTAATCGCCACTGATGCAAAGGAGGGCTATACCGGTCAATATGAGTCCTCGGCCATCAATTGCAAGGTCAATCTTAACCTCGATGAGCTCAAAAAGGAAGAATCGGGATACAAGCCGTTGCCTTCTTATTATGATTTTGCTGGCAATAAAGAGGCGGTCCTGACCGAAAACTTTAAACGAATCAACAGGGAGATTGCCGCCATCGTGCAGAAACATCAGCCACCGAAAGTGGATACGCCCAAAGCCTCTATGAAAGAACAAGTTAAAAATAACAGAAAATGA
- a CDS encoding GNAT family N-acetyltransferase, producing the protein MIIPTICLERANFSVHPFGADDFLRYEDLAKEIYQILSDEQTLHFIPEKRLVNIEDAKNWLNGAILNFHNGRNAVHFITSNSTGKLVGIIDLIPPAVAREHYRLEDYPYFLEFYLIGDAKGQSIMTNLLPAIVKSLRSNGIKKIAAVVNRKNHAAGKVLERSGFILQNNFDPFQDLYALSA; encoded by the coding sequence ATGATCATACCAACTATTTGCCTGGAGAGGGCAAACTTTAGTGTACATCCATTTGGGGCGGATGATTTTTTGCGCTATGAGGATTTGGCAAAAGAGATTTACCAGATCCTGTCGGACGAGCAAACATTACATTTTATACCAGAAAAGAGGTTGGTGAATATTGAGGATGCTAAGAACTGGCTTAACGGCGCAATCCTGAATTTTCACAATGGCAGGAATGCTGTTCATTTCATCACTTCCAATAGCACTGGTAAATTGGTGGGGATCATTGATCTAATTCCACCTGCAGTGGCGAGGGAACATTACCGGCTTGAGGACTACCCCTACTTTTTGGAATTTTACCTGATCGGAGATGCGAAAGGTCAGTCTATCATGACCAATTTATTACCTGCCATTGTGAAAAGCCTAAGGTCAAACGGAATAAAGAAGATAGCCGCAGTGGTTAATCGCAAAAATCACGCGGCAGGCAAAGTTTTGGAAAGGTCTGGCTTTATACTTCAGAATAACTTTGACCCATTTCAGGACTTATATGCTTTGTCAGCTTAA
- a CDS encoding DUF4099 domain-containing protein → MNNEIFNEEDLPLHDLRSVGLVSEGRILLEEADLKALLSGRRTQLILLENLEFAGTKIASLKAKLSLVTGADGEPELLLHPTYLRSIPPGYLTDTETEALEKGDEPSLEKDIVDSNGQRKRVLVEFDRETNQFLETDEDKLQAPDAINGHPLTPGQKAKYKRGKEVEVPDGTKVKYTATTREGIRANRVALIASIIFDGGISYLLFHGIKALTGQKHDAASHEQSQGYKDTVEQMKKHQETGPAPKLDLSGEEESRDFKRRSYR, encoded by the coding sequence GTGAATAATGAAATTTTTAACGAGGAGGATCTCCCTTTACATGACCTAAGATCAGTCGGGCTGGTGTCGGAAGGTAGAATTCTGTTAGAAGAAGCCGATTTAAAAGCCTTGTTATCCGGCCGCCGCACGCAGCTTATCCTGCTGGAGAACCTGGAATTCGCAGGCACGAAGATCGCATCCCTGAAGGCTAAACTTTCACTGGTTACCGGTGCGGATGGGGAACCTGAATTGCTGCTGCACCCGACATATCTCCGCAGTATTCCACCTGGCTACCTAACCGATACGGAAACCGAGGCCTTGGAAAAAGGAGATGAACCCAGTCTGGAAAAGGATATAGTCGACAGTAACGGACAGCGCAAGCGCGTCCTGGTCGAATTTGACAGGGAGACAAACCAGTTCCTGGAAACAGACGAGGATAAATTACAGGCTCCGGACGCGATTAACGGGCATCCGCTTACACCCGGGCAGAAAGCTAAATACAAGCGCGGCAAGGAAGTGGAAGTACCTGACGGTACCAAAGTAAAATACACAGCAACTACCCGCGAAGGAATACGGGCCAACCGTGTCGCTTTGATTGCATCGATCATCTTTGACGGCGGGATTTCTTACCTGCTATTCCACGGCATCAAAGCGCTGACCGGTCAGAAACATGATGCGGCATCCCATGAACAAAGCCAGGGGTATAAGGATACTGTTGAACAAATGAAAAAGCATCAGGAAACAGGACCGGCACCAAAACTGGATCTTTCCGGGGAAGAAGAAAGCCGCGATTTCAAACGGCGCTCTTACCGCTGA